In Flammeovirgaceae bacterium 311, one DNA window encodes the following:
- a CDS encoding beta-lactamase-like protein (COG0491 Zn-dependent hydrolases, including glyoxylases) — protein MENNMHQSRDDKFIPMTSFSSGKGKEVREDVYYYTNQIVNFAMVGTAQHWVLVDAGMPKSGDEIISVAENRFGKGNKPAAIVLTHGHFDHIGGIVKLVEEWAVPVYAHTLEFPFLTGQESYAEPDASVEGGVLAKISSIYPHEPANISGALRSLPADGSVPEMEGWRWIHTPGHTPGHVSLFRDSDRTLIAGDAFITVKQDSFYKVLVQKAEVQGPPRYLTTDWTSARLSVKKLEALKPQLAITGHGPAMEGRELNDGLSRLVQEFDRIALPDHGKYVKDRDKTTDS, from the coding sequence ATGGAGAATAATATGCACCAAAGCAGGGATGATAAATTTATCCCGATGACCTCTTTTTCAAGCGGTAAAGGCAAGGAGGTAAGAGAAGACGTTTATTACTATACCAACCAGATCGTAAATTTTGCCATGGTGGGTACGGCCCAACACTGGGTATTGGTAGATGCGGGTATGCCAAAATCAGGTGACGAAATCATCTCAGTTGCAGAGAATCGGTTTGGGAAAGGCAATAAACCTGCAGCCATCGTTTTAACCCACGGGCATTTTGATCATATAGGCGGAATTGTAAAGCTGGTGGAGGAGTGGGCGGTACCGGTATATGCCCACACACTGGAGTTTCCTTTTTTAACCGGACAGGAAAGTTATGCAGAGCCTGATGCTTCTGTTGAGGGAGGTGTGCTGGCGAAAATATCGTCCATTTACCCCCACGAACCTGCCAATATCAGTGGCGCCCTTCGTTCTCTGCCTGCAGATGGCAGTGTGCCTGAAATGGAGGGGTGGCGCTGGATCCATACCCCGGGCCACACACCAGGACATGTCTCGCTCTTCCGCGACAGTGACCGTACGCTTATTGCCGGCGATGCCTTTATAACGGTAAAGCAGGACTCTTTTTATAAAGTACTGGTGCAAAAAGCCGAGGTGCAGGGCCCGCCCAGGTATTTAACCACCGACTGGACTTCTGCCAGGCTTTCTGTTAAAAAACTAGAAGCCCTGAAGCCACAGCTGGCAATAACCGGCCATGGGCCTGCTATGGAAGGTAGAGAACTAAACGATGGCCTAAGCAGGCTTGTGCAGGAATTTGACAGAATTGCGCTGCCTGATCATGGGAAATATGTAAAAGACAGGGATAAAACTACAGACAGTTAA
- a CDS encoding efflux transporter, RND family, MFP subunit (COG0845 Membrane-fusion protein), with amino-acid sequence MNTLKALIRSSVNDYTAALKNPLWSLLTITTFTFTACNDNAETIPVAQQEIIEAVYASGYLVPDEEYQLFAQTEGVVAQKLVEEGAEVKAGDPIYILGSTQQDARYTDTQERYRQAQLNLGENSPVLQELRAGVQAARTKLAYDSVNYHRYKNLIEAGATSPAEFDRMRLAYENSQSEYWAQQSRLQRTTNQLQQELTTARSQLNIASDESGRYIVRSDRDGKVYYTAKRVGELVKRNELLATLGRSNQYHLELQIDELDIRKIALGQEVLTELDAFPGKLFRARVSKIYPQVSAREQAVRVEATFTDSLPGGFSGLSAEGNIIIARKQNALVIPKEALVGDDSVWITKEGKAQKVRIQKGIETMDRVEVLAGLDAQTQLLIE; translated from the coding sequence ATGAATACCTTAAAAGCCTTAATTCGCTCTAGTGTGAATGATTATACTGCTGCACTAAAGAACCCACTTTGGAGCCTGCTTACAATCACCACTTTCACCTTTACAGCCTGTAATGACAATGCTGAAACCATTCCGGTAGCTCAGCAGGAGATCATAGAAGCGGTATATGCCTCGGGCTACCTGGTGCCCGATGAGGAGTACCAGCTCTTTGCCCAAACCGAAGGGGTGGTTGCGCAGAAGCTGGTAGAGGAAGGCGCAGAAGTAAAAGCCGGCGACCCCATTTACATACTGGGCAGCACCCAGCAGGATGCACGTTATACCGATACCCAGGAGCGTTACCGCCAGGCCCAGCTAAACCTGGGCGAAAACTCACCGGTACTGCAGGAGCTTCGGGCGGGAGTGCAGGCAGCCCGTACCAAACTGGCCTATGACTCTGTAAACTACCACCGCTATAAAAACCTGATTGAAGCCGGCGCAACCTCGCCTGCAGAATTTGACAGGATGCGTCTGGCTTATGAAAATTCACAAAGCGAATACTGGGCGCAGCAAAGTCGCCTGCAGCGCACCACCAACCAGCTGCAGCAGGAGCTCACCACTGCCAGGAGCCAGCTGAACATTGCCAGCGACGAGAGCGGCCGCTACATCGTGCGGAGCGATCGTGATGGCAAGGTATATTATACGGCTAAGCGTGTTGGTGAGCTGGTAAAGCGCAACGAGCTGCTGGCTACCCTGGGCAGGAGTAACCAGTATCACCTGGAGCTGCAGATCGATGAACTCGACATTCGCAAAATTGCCCTGGGGCAGGAGGTGCTTACCGAGCTGGATGCATTTCCGGGAAAGCTGTTCAGGGCCCGGGTAAGCAAAATATATCCGCAGGTAAGCGCCAGGGAGCAGGCAGTACGGGTAGAGGCCACTTTTACAGATAGCCTTCCGGGAGGCTTTTCAGGGCTTTCTGCAGAAGGCAACATCATCATAGCCCGAAAGCAAAATGCACTGGTGATCCCCAAAGAGGCACTGGTGGGCGATGATTCCGTCTGGATCACCAAAGAGGGAAAGGCACAGAAGGTACGGATACAAAAGGGCATTGAAACCATGGACCGGGTGGAAGTACTCGCCGGGCTGGATGCACAAACTCAACTTTTAATAGAATAA
- a CDS encoding hypothetical protein (COG1538 Outer membrane protein), translating to MVKKRKPMRLSPIFNLMLGSLLLVCSLSAQAQLVLESAEACISHAQQNNLQLKSARRTADAMSQAKTMQRASLLPQLKAVSTLDYYFSLPVQLIPAEVLGGEPGTYLEVSFGQPYALNLGVEASMPLINASLWVGGQQAAMEVKAAALQLEHQQLNTAEVVARAYYLTLLSQQAVALAQSTKEANDSLMMQTKHQLQQGVIEPLEANRIRNLQLESSRNLEENKAVFANNLNRLKVLLGLEPQEELLLTEALDPAQEMDKQELRFSYTALPEYRLMETRVQSSKTNWQQERSKRLPELSAYARYTRQAQRDAFNFTESGQSWFNIGIVGLRLEWPLFTGLYRLASSRQAHLQWEAATLEMQYTASRLQQEQQELLTNYQQSSRSLAFAQEAFSLGNQNYQLAILKYNAGVLPLDGLINVYHEKIRAQNELLKILADHLYYSVLITTRNTY from the coding sequence TTGGTAAAAAAAAGGAAGCCCATGCGCCTATCACCTATTTTTAACCTGATGCTCGGCAGCCTGTTGCTGGTTTGCAGCCTAAGTGCACAGGCACAGCTGGTGCTGGAAAGTGCAGAAGCCTGTATAAGCCATGCACAGCAAAACAACCTGCAGTTAAAATCTGCGCGGCGTACTGCCGATGCCATGTCCCAGGCAAAGACCATGCAACGTGCCAGCCTGCTGCCGCAGCTGAAAGCCGTTTCCACCCTGGATTACTACTTTAGCCTGCCGGTACAGCTGATCCCTGCCGAAGTTCTGGGCGGAGAACCAGGCACTTACCTGGAAGTTAGCTTTGGTCAGCCCTACGCCCTGAACCTGGGTGTGGAAGCCAGCATGCCCCTCATCAATGCCAGCCTCTGGGTTGGCGGACAGCAGGCAGCTATGGAAGTAAAAGCTGCAGCCCTGCAGTTGGAGCATCAACAGCTCAACACTGCCGAAGTAGTAGCCAGGGCCTACTATTTAACCCTCCTTAGCCAGCAAGCAGTAGCACTGGCACAAAGCACAAAAGAGGCCAATGATTCACTCATGATGCAAACAAAGCACCAGCTGCAGCAGGGGGTGATCGAACCGCTGGAGGCAAACCGCATCCGCAACCTGCAGCTGGAAAGTAGCCGGAACCTGGAAGAAAACAAAGCTGTTTTTGCAAACAACCTTAATCGGCTGAAGGTGCTGCTGGGGCTGGAGCCGCAGGAGGAGCTGCTCCTGACTGAAGCCCTGGATCCGGCGCAGGAAATGGATAAGCAGGAGCTAAGGTTTTCCTATACTGCCCTACCTGAATACAGGTTGATGGAGACTAGGGTGCAAAGCAGCAAAACCAATTGGCAGCAGGAGCGGAGCAAACGCCTGCCAGAGCTGTCGGCTTACGCCCGCTATACCCGGCAGGCGCAGCGTGATGCCTTTAACTTTACCGAAAGCGGTCAATCCTGGTTTAATATTGGTATTGTTGGTTTGCGGCTGGAGTGGCCCCTATTTACAGGTCTCTACCGCCTGGCTTCCAGCAGGCAGGCCCATCTGCAGTGGGAGGCCGCTACGCTGGAGATGCAATATACTGCCAGCCGCCTGCAGCAGGAACAGCAGGAGCTGCTCACCAACTACCAGCAGAGCAGCCGGAGCCTTGCTTTTGCACAGGAAGCTTTCAGTCTGGGAAATCAGAATTACCAGCTGGCAATCTTAAAATATAATGCCGGTGTATTGCCCCTGGATGGGCTCATCAATGTGTACCACGAAAAAATAAGAGCACAAAACGAACTCCTGAAAATACTCGCTGATCACCTCTATTACAGTGTACTTATCACTACCCGAAATACCTACTAA
- a CDS encoding glutaminyl-tRNA ligase (COG0008 Glutamyl- and glutaminyl-tRNA synthetases) — protein sequence MSENKGPNFLEEIVANDLKNGKYKSIVTRFPPEPNGYLHIGHAKSICLNFGLSEEFGGYTNLRFDDTNPTTEDTEYVQSIKNDIQWLGFNWKHELYASDYFGQLYDWALELIRKGLAYVDDSSSEEIAAQKGTPTRPGTNSPYRDRSVEENLRLFQEMKEGKYRDGEKVLRAKIDMAHQNMHMRDPLMYRIKHAHHHRTGNTWCVYPMYDFAHGQSDAIENVTHSICTLEFIPHRDLYYWFIEQLGIFPSQQYEFARLNLSYTVMSKRKLLQLVNGRYVSGWDDPRMPTISALRRRGYTPESIRDFCERIGVARRENLIDVGLLEFSVRDHLNKVAQRRMVVLDPLKVVLTNYPEGEVEMLPGEDNPEDANSDSREIPFSSELYIEQEDFMENAPKKFFRLAPGQMVRLKHAYIIKCEEVVKDDQGNITELRCTYVPESKSGSDTSGINVKGTLHWVSAAQALPIEVRMYDRLFMHEDVADAEGDFKEHLNPDSLQVIDTAWAEPALKDATLEERYQFLRKGYFTLDPDSTAEKLVFNRTVGLRDMWAKASKK from the coding sequence ATGAGTGAAAATAAAGGCCCTAACTTTCTCGAAGAGATTGTAGCCAACGATCTGAAAAACGGTAAGTACAAAAGCATCGTGACCCGCTTTCCGCCGGAGCCAAACGGTTACCTGCACATTGGTCATGCCAAAAGCATCTGCCTGAACTTTGGACTGTCGGAGGAGTTTGGCGGGTACACCAACCTGCGTTTCGACGATACCAACCCCACCACCGAGGATACCGAGTACGTACAAAGCATCAAAAATGATATTCAGTGGCTGGGCTTTAACTGGAAGCACGAATTATATGCTTCTGATTATTTTGGCCAGCTCTACGATTGGGCTCTGGAGCTGATCCGCAAAGGCCTTGCTTATGTAGACGACAGCAGCAGCGAAGAAATTGCCGCACAGAAAGGTACCCCCACCAGGCCCGGCACCAACAGCCCCTACCGCGACCGCAGCGTAGAAGAAAACCTGCGTCTGTTCCAGGAAATGAAGGAGGGTAAGTACCGGGATGGTGAGAAGGTGCTGCGTGCCAAAATTGATATGGCGCATCAGAACATGCACATGCGCGATCCGCTCATGTACCGCATCAAGCATGCCCACCACCACCGCACCGGCAATACCTGGTGCGTATACCCGATGTACGACTTTGCCCATGGCCAGAGCGATGCCATAGAAAATGTAACCCACAGCATTTGTACACTGGAGTTTATCCCGCACCGCGATTTGTACTACTGGTTTATTGAGCAGCTGGGGATTTTCCCTTCGCAGCAATACGAATTTGCCCGCCTGAACCTAAGCTATACGGTCATGAGCAAACGCAAATTGCTGCAGCTGGTAAATGGCCGGTACGTGAGTGGCTGGGACGATCCGCGTATGCCTACCATCAGCGCCCTTCGCCGCAGGGGCTATACACCAGAGAGTATCCGCGATTTCTGCGAGCGCATTGGTGTGGCCAGGCGCGAAAATCTGATCGATGTGGGGCTGCTGGAGTTTAGCGTGCGCGATCACCTGAACAAAGTGGCCCAACGCCGCATGGTGGTGCTGGATCCCCTTAAGGTGGTGCTGACCAATTATCCTGAAGGTGAAGTGGAGATGCTGCCCGGTGAAGACAATCCCGAAGATGCCAACAGTGACTCCAGAGAGATCCCGTTCAGCAGTGAACTGTACATTGAGCAGGAGGATTTTATGGAGAATGCGCCTAAAAAATTCTTTCGCCTGGCCCCCGGCCAGATGGTACGCCTCAAGCACGCCTATATTATTAAATGCGAGGAGGTAGTGAAAGATGACCAGGGCAATATAACAGAACTGCGCTGCACCTATGTGCCCGAGAGCAAGAGCGGTTCAGATACTTCAGGCATCAATGTAAAAGGTACCCTGCACTGGGTGAGTGCTGCACAGGCCCTGCCGATAGAAGTGCGGATGTACGACCGCCTGTTCATGCATGAAGATGTAGCCGACGCGGAGGGTGATTTCAAGGAACACCTCAACCCGGATTCGCTACAGGTGATTGATACTGCCTGGGCAGAGCCTGCACTAAAAGATGCCACCCTGGAGGAGCGCTACCAGTTCCTGCGCAAAGGCTATTTTACCCTGGATCCTGACTCCACAGCCGAAAAGCTGGTGTTTAACCGCACCGTAGGCCTGCGGGACATGTGGGCCAAAGCATCTAAAAAATAG